A single region of the Brachypodium distachyon strain Bd21 chromosome 3, Brachypodium_distachyon_v3.0, whole genome shotgun sequence genome encodes:
- the LOC104583534 gene encoding 60S acidic ribosomal protein P0: MAIKRTKAEKKIAYDKKLCQLLEEYSKVLIAVADNVGSKQLQEIRKGLRGDSVVLMGKNTLIRRCIKVHSEKTGNKDYLELSNLLIGNVGLIFTKGDLKEVREEVAKYKVGAPARVGLVAPVDVVVPPGNTGLDPSQTSFFQVLNIPTKINKGTVEIITPVELIKKGDKVGSSESALLAKLGIRPFSYGLVINNVYDSGSVFSPEVLDLTEEDLMDKFASGVSMVASLSLAISYPTIAAAPHMFINAYKNVLAIAVETDYSYPHGDKIKEYLKDPSKFAVAAPAAAAASGGAAAAAPKEEEKKDEPEEESDGEMGFSLFDD, from the exons ATGGCGATCAAGAGGACCAaggcggagaagaagatcgcgTACGACAAGAAGCTGTGCCAGCTGCTGGAGGAGTACAGCAAGGTGCTCATCGCCGTGGCCGACAACGTCGGGTCCAAGCAGCTGCAGGAGATCCGCAAGGGCCTCCGCGGCGACTCCGTCGTGCTCATGGGCAAGAACACCCTCATCAGGAGGTGCATCAAGGTCCACTCCGAGAAGACCGGCAACAAGGACTACCTCGAGCTCAGCAACCTCCTCATA GGAAATGTTGGTCTTATCTTCACCAAGGGTGACCTCAAGGAGGTTCGTGAGGAGGTCGCCAAGTACAAG GTTGGTGCGCCTGCTCGTGTTGGGCTAGTTGCTCCTGTTGATGTGGTGGTTCCCCCTGGCAACACTGGTCTGGATCCCTCCCAGACGTCCTTCTTCCAG GTGCTCAACATCCCCACCAAGATTAACAAGGGTACTGTTGAAATTATCACCCCTGTGGAGCTCATTAAGAAGGGTGACAAGGTGGGCTCGTCCGAGTCTGCCCTGCTCGCGAAGCTGGGTATCCGCCCGTTCTCATATGGGCTGGTGATCAACAATGTTTATGACAGTGGGTCTGTCTTCAGTCCTGAGGTTCTTGACCTCACTGAGGAAGACCTCATGGACAAGTTTGCGTCCGGTGTGTCCATGGTTGCCTCCCTGTCCCTGGCAATCTCATACCCCACTATTGCTGCTGCGCCGCACATGTTTATCAATGCATACAAGAATGTGCTTGCTATTGCTGTGGAGACTGATTACTCATACCCCCATGGTGACAAGATCAAGGAGTATCTTAAG GACCCCAGCAAGTTCGCAGTCGccgcacctgctgctgctgctgcctccggtggcgcagcagctgccgcccccaaggaggaggagaagaaggacgaGCCTGAGGAGGAGTCTGACGGCGAGATGGGCTTCAGCCTGTTCGACGACTAA
- the LOC100826255 gene encoding BTB/POZ domain-containing protein At1g30440 isoform X2 produces MTSSNVVHLRCAADYLEMTEEIAEGNLIAQTESFLTQTVLKSWKDSIKALHTCDNVIDIAEKLQVVKRCIDSVATKSCTDPDLFGWPVVQYGGPMQSPGGSFLWNGISTGARPRNSSSDWWYDDVSCLSLPLYKKVISAMEYRGIDQDIIVGSLNHYAKRRLPGLNRRKSISDVSSCLSMTTLTAMPSEEEQKYLLEEIDRLLPFQRGVTSCKLLFGLLRTSIFLKASSSCVSNLERRIGLQLDKATLEDILIPNMSESVETLYDVDCIHRILDHFLTMDQETGGASPGLGDDGQILASPSLMPVTMVAKLIDGYLAEVAPDVNLKLQKFRSLAAAIPDYARPIDDGLYRAVDIYLKAHPHLPESEKEELCRVMDCQKLSLEACTHAAQNERLPLRVIVQVLFFEQLQLRSSIAECLMISENLEGGSRQLGLPISAEQHRGVGWPLATRENQALREGMDGMKQRVAELEKECSTMREEIERLGRSRNASKSWLSSLGLGGTKPQICSTKDAAPTTASDDNKLAVVKADATPRLKLSRHKKNLSIDA; encoded by the exons ATGACTTCCTCCAATGTCGTGCATCTTCGCTGCGCTGCTGATTATCTCGAGATGACTGAAGAGATTGCCGAGGGAAATTTGATTGCGCAGACAGAGAGTTTCCTTACCCAAACAGTCCTCAAAAGCTGGAAGGACTCAATCAAAGCCCTTCATACTTGCGACAATGTCATTGATATTGCTGAAAAATTGCAAGTCGTAAAGAGGTGCATCGACTCGGTTGCAACCAAATCATGTACCGATCCTGATTTATTTGGCTGGCCAGTTGTCCAGTATGGCGGCCCTATGCAGAGTCCTGGTGGGAGCTTTTTGTGGAATGGTATTAGCACTGgagcaaggccaagaaataGCAGCTCAGATTGGTGGTATGATGATGTGTCATGCTTAAGCCTTCCATTATACAAGAAGGTCATCTCAGCTATGGAATACCGAGGCATCGATCAGGACATTATCGTTGGATCCCTTAATCATTATGCCAAAAGGCGTTTACCTGGTCTCAATCGGCGTAAAAGCATTAGTGATGTCAGCAGCTGCCTTTCAATGACAACCTTAACAGCCATGCCTTCTGAAGAGGAGCAAAAGTATCTTCTTGAGGAGATTGATAGGCTGTTGCCTTTCCAAAGGGGTGTTACATCTTGCAAGCTGTTGTTTGGCCTTCTGCGCACATCAATCTTCCTTAAAGCCAGCTCCTCCTGCGTGTCCAACTTGGAGAGACGGATCGGTTTGCAGCTTGACAAGGCCACTCTGGAAGATATTTTGATACCAAACATGTCTGAGTCTGTTGAAACACTTTATGATGTGGATTGCATCCATAGGATTCTTGACCACTTCTTGACAATGGATCAAGAAACTGGTGGAGCTTCCCCTGGCCTTGGTGACGATGGGCAAATATTAGCTTCTCCTTCACTAATGCCGGTAACTATGGTTGCTAAGTTGATTGATGGCTACTTAGCTGAAGTTGCGCCAGATGTCAACCTAAAGCTTCAAAAGTTTCGATCTTTGGCTGCTGCCATACCAGATTATGCTCGGCCAATAGATGATGGACTTTATCGTGCTGTTGACATATATCTGAAG GCGCACCCCCATCTTCCAGAGTCGGAGAAGGAAGAACTTTGCCGGGTGATGGACTGCCAGAAGCTCTCCCTGGAAGCATGCACCCACGCAGCGCAGAACGAGCGTCTCCCCCTTCGGGTCATCGTGCAGGTCCTCTTCTTCGAGCAGCTCCAGCTGCGGAGTTCCATTGCCGAGTGCCTCATGATCTCTGAGAACCTTGAGGGCGGTTCAAGGCAGCTCGGCCTGCCAATCTCTGCCGAACAACACCGTGGCGTAGGCTGGCCTCTGGCCACCAGGGAAAACCAAGCACTGCGGGAGGGCATGGACGGCATGAAGCAGCGGGTGGCGGAGCTGGAGAAGGAGTGCTCCACCATGAGGGAGGAGATCGAGAGGCTGGGCCGCAGCAGGAATGCCAGCAAGAGCTGGCTGTCCTCCCTTGGCCTCGGCGGCACCAAGCCGCAGATCTGCAGCACCAAGGATGCTGCTCCAACAACTGCGAGTGACGACAACAAGCTTGCCGTGGTGAAGGCTGACGCCACACCCCGGCTGAAGCTCAGCAGACACAAGAAAAACCTGTCCATAGATGCCTAG
- the LOC100826255 gene encoding BTB/POZ domain-containing protein At1g30440 isoform X1: protein MACLKLGSRADVFRKQGQEWYCTTGLPSDVTVVVGEQSFHLHKFPLLLKSGLLECRIREKIETGEDSCVIDLSDIPGGAKAFELAARFCYGVKFEMTSSNVVHLRCAADYLEMTEEIAEGNLIAQTESFLTQTVLKSWKDSIKALHTCDNVIDIAEKLQVVKRCIDSVATKSCTDPDLFGWPVVQYGGPMQSPGGSFLWNGISTGARPRNSSSDWWYDDVSCLSLPLYKKVISAMEYRGIDQDIIVGSLNHYAKRRLPGLNRRKSISDVSSCLSMTTLTAMPSEEEQKYLLEEIDRLLPFQRGVTSCKLLFGLLRTSIFLKASSSCVSNLERRIGLQLDKATLEDILIPNMSESVETLYDVDCIHRILDHFLTMDQETGGASPGLGDDGQILASPSLMPVTMVAKLIDGYLAEVAPDVNLKLQKFRSLAAAIPDYARPIDDGLYRAVDIYLKAHPHLPESEKEELCRVMDCQKLSLEACTHAAQNERLPLRVIVQVLFFEQLQLRSSIAECLMISENLEGGSRQLGLPISAEQHRGVGWPLATRENQALREGMDGMKQRVAELEKECSTMREEIERLGRSRNASKSWLSSLGLGGTKPQICSTKDAAPTTASDDNKLAVVKADATPRLKLSRHKKNLSIDA, encoded by the exons ATGGCCTGTCTGAAGCTGGGATCAAGAGCTGATGTGTTCAGGAAGCAGGGCCAAGAATG GTATTGTACTACTGGTCTTCCTAGTGACGTAACTGTGGTAGTTGGGGAGCAATCTTTTCATCTCCACAAG TTCCCTCTATTATTAAAGAGTGGCCTTTTGGAATGTCGTATCAGAGAGAAAATTGAGACGGGAGAAGATAGTTGTGTCATTGATCTTTCTGATATTCCTGGGGGAGCAAAGGCTTTTGAACTAGCTGCAAGGTTCTGCTATGGTGTAAAGTTTGAAATGACTTCCTCCAATGTCGTGCATCTTCGCTGCGCTGCTGATTATCTCGAGATGACTGAAGAGATTGCCGAGGGAAATTTGATTGCGCAGACAGAGAGTTTCCTTACCCAAACAGTCCTCAAAAGCTGGAAGGACTCAATCAAAGCCCTTCATACTTGCGACAATGTCATTGATATTGCTGAAAAATTGCAAGTCGTAAAGAGGTGCATCGACTCGGTTGCAACCAAATCATGTACCGATCCTGATTTATTTGGCTGGCCAGTTGTCCAGTATGGCGGCCCTATGCAGAGTCCTGGTGGGAGCTTTTTGTGGAATGGTATTAGCACTGgagcaaggccaagaaataGCAGCTCAGATTGGTGGTATGATGATGTGTCATGCTTAAGCCTTCCATTATACAAGAAGGTCATCTCAGCTATGGAATACCGAGGCATCGATCAGGACATTATCGTTGGATCCCTTAATCATTATGCCAAAAGGCGTTTACCTGGTCTCAATCGGCGTAAAAGCATTAGTGATGTCAGCAGCTGCCTTTCAATGACAACCTTAACAGCCATGCCTTCTGAAGAGGAGCAAAAGTATCTTCTTGAGGAGATTGATAGGCTGTTGCCTTTCCAAAGGGGTGTTACATCTTGCAAGCTGTTGTTTGGCCTTCTGCGCACATCAATCTTCCTTAAAGCCAGCTCCTCCTGCGTGTCCAACTTGGAGAGACGGATCGGTTTGCAGCTTGACAAGGCCACTCTGGAAGATATTTTGATACCAAACATGTCTGAGTCTGTTGAAACACTTTATGATGTGGATTGCATCCATAGGATTCTTGACCACTTCTTGACAATGGATCAAGAAACTGGTGGAGCTTCCCCTGGCCTTGGTGACGATGGGCAAATATTAGCTTCTCCTTCACTAATGCCGGTAACTATGGTTGCTAAGTTGATTGATGGCTACTTAGCTGAAGTTGCGCCAGATGTCAACCTAAAGCTTCAAAAGTTTCGATCTTTGGCTGCTGCCATACCAGATTATGCTCGGCCAATAGATGATGGACTTTATCGTGCTGTTGACATATATCTGAAG GCGCACCCCCATCTTCCAGAGTCGGAGAAGGAAGAACTTTGCCGGGTGATGGACTGCCAGAAGCTCTCCCTGGAAGCATGCACCCACGCAGCGCAGAACGAGCGTCTCCCCCTTCGGGTCATCGTGCAGGTCCTCTTCTTCGAGCAGCTCCAGCTGCGGAGTTCCATTGCCGAGTGCCTCATGATCTCTGAGAACCTTGAGGGCGGTTCAAGGCAGCTCGGCCTGCCAATCTCTGCCGAACAACACCGTGGCGTAGGCTGGCCTCTGGCCACCAGGGAAAACCAAGCACTGCGGGAGGGCATGGACGGCATGAAGCAGCGGGTGGCGGAGCTGGAGAAGGAGTGCTCCACCATGAGGGAGGAGATCGAGAGGCTGGGCCGCAGCAGGAATGCCAGCAAGAGCTGGCTGTCCTCCCTTGGCCTCGGCGGCACCAAGCCGCAGATCTGCAGCACCAAGGATGCTGCTCCAACAACTGCGAGTGACGACAACAAGCTTGCCGTGGTGAAGGCTGACGCCACACCCCGGCTGAAGCTCAGCAGACACAAGAAAAACCTGTCCATAGATGCCTAG
- the LOC100834718 gene encoding purine-uracil permease NCS1, translating to MAACASMAVSRALITTRCRRPGGMHLQPRMPLIAGPGPAAAPLLLLPTMASARTRRRKIMPDCPRLGGGGDDLAPTPASERTMTALDLATLWVGLVVGVPAYYLAGSLVDLGMSAAQGVATVALANLIVLATLVLAAAPAATHGLPFPVLARAAFGIRGAHVPAAARALVGCGWFGIESWIGGRAIFLLLPDSAITSLPPAMVAPAHPALLGAASPVELACLLAFTALQLAVLSSGMAGIRNLERYSAPVLVFLTAALLAWAFFSSSSSGGVNFWAVLSQPSRLAGPDLWAVFFPALTANISFWSTVSISIADFARYARSQADQVLGQAGLPVFMGLFTLAGLLITSSTQPIFGRVVSDPIDLLSQISIRSPWPAATKLASIAGVSLAIITTNVAANVVAPANTLVSLFPGAFTFTTAALATALLGVALQPWRLLGSSESFVFTWLLGNAALMGPIAGVSLADHYLVRRTRLDVAALYSEEAGGEYYFQGGFNVTAMVAMAAGFAAVVPGFLHNVGVLASVPRAFVVAYNNAWFVSFFVAGGFYCLLRGSEQSLVACSAAAA from the coding sequence ATGGCCGCCTGCGCGTCCATGGCCGTGTCCCGAGCTCTGATCACCACGCGGTGCCGCCGTCCCGGCGGCATGCATCTGCAGCCGCGGATGCCACTCATTGCCGGCCCCggaccagcagcagcgcctctgcttcttctcccgACCATGGCGTCGGcaaggacgaggaggagaaaaATCATGCCGGATTGTCCCaggctgggcggcggcggggacgacctggcgccgacgccggcgtcgGAGCGGACGATGACGGCCCTCGACCTTGCCACCCTCTGGGTGGGGCTCGTGGTGGGCGTGCCGGCATACTACCTCGCCGGCAGCCTCGTCGACCTCGGCATGTCCGCAGCCCAGGGCGTGGCCACGGTCGCCCTGGCCAACCTCATCGTCCTCGCCAcgctcgtcctcgccgccgccccggctgCCACACACGGGCTCCCCTTCCCGGTCCTGGCCCGCGCCGCGTTCGGCATCCGCGGCGCGCACgtgccggccgcggcgcgcgcgctcgTCGGCTGCGGCTGGTTCGGGATCGAGTCCTGGATCGGCGGCCgcgccatcttcctcctcctcccggacTCCGCCATAACCTCCCTCCCGCCGGCCATGGTCGCCCCGGCGCACCCGGCGCTGCTCGGCGCCGCGTCGCCGGTGGAGCTGGCCTGCCTGCTTGCCTTCACGGCGTTGCAGCTGGCCGTGCTCTCGAGCGGCATGGCCGGGATCCGGAACCTCGAGAGGTACTCCGCCCCTGTCCTCGTCTTCCTCACGGCCGCGCTCCTCGCCTgggccttcttctcctcttccagCTCCGGCGGGGTGAACTTCTGGGCCGTGCTGTCGCAGCCCTCCAGGCTAGCGGGCCCGGACCTCTGGGCCGTCTTCTTCCCGGCGCTCACGGCCAACATCAGCTTCTGGTCCACGGTGTCCATCAGCATCGCGGACTTCGCCCGCTACGCGCGCAGCCAGGCTGACCAGGTGCTGGGCCAGGCCGGGCTGCCGGTGTTCATGGGCCTCTTCACGCTCGCGGGCCTCCTCATCACCTCCTCCACCCAGCCCATCTTCGGCCGCGTCGTCTCCGACCCCATCGACCTCCTCTCCCAGATCTCCATTCGCTCCCCAtggcccgccgccaccaagctcgcctccatcgccggcgtcagccTCGCGATAATCACCACCAACGTCGCCGCCAACGTGGTCGCGCCGGCCAACACGCTCGTCTCCCTCTTCCCGGGCGCCTTCACCTTCACCACGGCCGCGCTGGCGACCGCCCTGCTCGGCGTGGCGTTGCAGCCATGGCGGCTGCTGGGATCCAGCGAGAGCTTCGTCTTCACCTGGCTTCTCGGCAACGCGGCGCTCATGGGGCCCATCGCCGGCGTCTCGCTCGCCGACCACTACCTCGTGCGCCGCACCCGGCTCGACGTCGCGGCGCTCTACtcggaggaggccggcggggAGTACTACTTCCAGGGAGGGTTCAATGTCACCGCCatggtggccatggcggccgggTTCGCCGCCGTCGTGCCGGGGTTCTTGCATAACGTCGGCGTGCTGGCCAGCGTGCCCAGGGCGTTTGTTGTGGCGTATAACAACGCCTGGTTCGTCAGcttcttcgtcgccggcggatTCTACTGCCTGCTGCGGGGATCGGAGCAGAGCTTAGTTGcctgctctgctgctgctgcttga
- the LOC100835024 gene encoding hydroxyproline O-galactosyltransferase GALT2 produces the protein MARRWRPSHLVFVAGAAYLILISLKFRRVLDLATADLAAAGDPAFSSPSSSDHFPPLLLPGSFSSSSSPTNATLFHVQPFWHRYDRVSLPDIAARNRSALDRMADDAWSLGLTAWEDAAAFAGDPWELAAAGSAASSTDKCPSAVSVRARGRVVFLPCGLAAGSSVTVVGTPRPAHKEYVPQLARMRQGDGTVLVSQFMVELQGLRAADGEDPPRILHLNPRLRGDWSQRPIIEHNTCYRMQWGGAQRCDGLPPEDNEDKVDGFTKCEKWIRDDIVDTKESKTTSWLKRFIGRAKKPAMTWPFPFVEDRLFVLTIQAGVEGFHIYVGGRHVTSFPYRPGFTLEEATGLYVKGDVNVHSVYATALPMSHPSFSLQQVLEMSEKWRSQPLPKDPVYLFIGILSASNHFAERMAVRKTWMQTSEIRSSKVVARFFVALNSRKEVNVMLKKEAEYFGDIVILPFIDRYELVVLKTIAICEYGVQNLTATHIMKCDDDTFVRVDVVLRHIRAYSFGKPLYMGNLNLLHRPLRTGKWAVTEEEWPEDIYPPYANGPGYVISGGIAKFVVSQHANQSLRLFKMEDVSMGLWVEKYNSTTPVRYSHSWKFCQYGCLENYYTAHYQSPRQMLCLWDKLVRGRPSCCNYR, from the exons AtggcgcggcggtggaggccgtCGCACCTGGTGTTCGTGGCGGGGGCGGCGTACCTCATCCTCATCTCCCTCAAGTTCCGCCGCGTGCTCGACCTGGCcaccgccgacctcgccgccgccggcgaccccgCTTTCTCCTCCCCGTCCTCCTCCGACCActtccctcccctcctcctccccggaagcttctcctcctcctcttcccccaccAACGCCACCCTCTTCCATGTCCAGCCCTTCTGGCACCGCTACGACCGCGTCTCCCTCCCCGAcatcgccgcccgcaaccgGTCCGCGCTCGACCGCATGGCCGACGACGCCTGGTCGCTCGGCCTCACCGCCTGGGAGGACGCCGCGGCGTTCGCCGGGGACCCCTGGGagctcgccgcggccggctCCGCTGCCTCGTCCACCGACAAGTGCCCCTCCGCCGTCtccgtgcgcgcgcgcgggagGGTCGTCTTCCTGCCCtgcggcctcgccgccggctcctccgTCACCGTCGTCGGCACCCCCAGGCCCGCGCACAAGGAGTACGTGCCGCAGCTCGCCAGGATGCGCCAGGGGGACGGCACCGTGCTCGTCTCCCAGTTCATGGTCGAGCTACAGGGCCTGCGCGCTGCGGATGGCGAGGACCCGCCCAGGATACTGCACCTCAACCCCAGGCTCAGGGGGGACTGGAGCCAGCGCCCCATCATCGAGCACAATACCTGCTACCGGATGCAGTGGGGCGGCGCTCAGCGCTGTGACGGCCTACCTCCTGAGGACAATGAGGATAAGG TCGATGGGTTCACCAAATGTGAGAAATGGATACGTGATGATATTGTTGACACAAAGGAGTCCAAGACCACTTCATGGCTAAAGAGGTTCATAGGGCGTGCGAAGAAACCAGCAATGACATGGCCATTCCCTTTTGTAGAAGATCGATTATTTGTTCTTACTATACAAGCTGGAGTTGAAGGTTTCCATATATATGTTGGCGGTCGACATGTGACATCTTTCCCTTATCGGCCA GGGTTTACTCTTGAAGAAGCAACAGGATTATATGTTAAGGGCGACGTCAATGTACATTCAGTTTATGCCACTGCTCTTCCTATGTCTCATCCCAGTTTTTCACTTCAGCAAGTCCTTGAGATGTCAGAGAAATGGAGGTCCCAACCACTGCCAAAAGATCCAGTTTACCTTTTTATCGGAATACTCTCGGCATCAAATCATTTTGCTGAGCGCATGGCTGTGAGAAAAACTTGgatgcaaacttcagaaattaGGTCTTCTAAAGTAGTAGCACGATTCTTTGTTGCACTG AATTCAAGGAAAGAGGTCAATGTAATGCTGAAGAAAGAAGCAGAATACTTTGGAGATATTGTCATTTTGCCATTTATAGATCGTTATGAACTGGTAGTTCTTAAGACAATTGCTATTTGCGAGTATGGG GTCCAAAACTTGACAGCTACCCATATCATGAAATGCGATGATGATACATTTGTGAGGGTAGATGTGGTTCTTAGACATATCAGGGCGTACTCCTTTGGCAAACCATTATATATGGGGAACCTTAACCTCTTGCATAGACCACTGAGAACCGGGAAATGGGCAGTTACAGAGGAG GAATGGCCTGAAGATATCTATCCACCTTATGCAAATGGACCAGGTTATGTAATTTCTGGTGGCATAGCAAAATTTGTCGTGTCTCAGCATGCCAATCAGAGTTTAAGG CTATTCAAGATGGAGGATGTAAGTATGGGGCTATGGGTTGAAAAATACAATTCCACAACGCCTGTCCGGTACTCTCACAGCTGGAAGTTCTGTCAGTACGGCTGTCTCGAGAACTACTACACGGCGCATTACCAGTCGCCAAGGCAAATGCTGTGCTTGTGGGACAAGTTGGTCCGGGGCCGACCATCTTGCTGCAACTACAGATAG
- the LOC100835642 gene encoding pentatricopeptide repeat-containing protein At1g53600, mitochondrial: protein MAALRLRLPRASATTALSGVPRQTAIPDEELLPPPPPRGPNNAHLNALLTSYGRRGMLRDAQQLFDRMPRRDVISWTALLTAYADNGDPASARLVFDDMPRRNAASWNALLSLYLRAGQPAAAHALFSKMPARNAVSYGAMISGLARAGMLREAEAVFAEMPWRWRDPVGSNALIAAYVRAGELSLALRVFEGMAVRDVISWTAVVDGLCKNGSVLEARKVFEAMPERNVVSWTSMILGYVKLGRRRDGLLLFQNMRREGVQVNTTTLSVALDACAESSLVREGIQIHGLIIAMGFEMDVFLGDSLITLYSRFGWMVDARRVFAYMTWKDVVSWNSLITGYVQHNMVEEAHVLFKLMPEKDAVSWTSMVVGFANRGWITEAIELFEQMPGKDEVAWTAVISSLVTNGDYLSAVRWFCRMAQEGCKPNTIAFSCLLSALASLTMLNQGMQAHAYAINMGWIFDSSIHTSLVSMYAKCGRLAEAYHVFSSISNPSLIATNSMITAFVQHDLVEDAFKLFTKMQNDGHKPNHVTFLGILTGCARAGLVQQGYNYFGSMKSVYGIEPNPDHYTCMVDLLGRAGLLAEALEMINSMPQNDNSDAWAALLSASSLHSSLTFAKIAAQKLLEMDPYDATAYTVLSNMFSSAGMKNDEEMLKVVQLSNMASKSPGYSLITG from the coding sequence ATGGCCGCCCTGCGACTGCGGCTACCACGAGCCTCGGCCACCACGGCTCTCTCAGGCGTCCCCCGCCAAACTGCAATCCCAGATGAGGaactcctgccgccgccgccgccgcgcgggcCCAATAATGCCCACCTGAACGCGCTGCTCACGTCCTACGGCCGCCGCGGCATGCTCCGCGACGCCCAGCAGCTGTTCGACAGGATGCCCCGCCGGGACGTCATCTCCTGGACCGCGCTCCTCACCGCCTACGCCGACAACGGCGACCCGGCCTCCGCGCGCCTCGTCTTCGACGACATGCCCCGCCGCAACGCCGCCTCCTGGAACGCGCTGCTCTCGCTCTACCTCCGCGCGGGccagccggccgccgcgcacgCGCTCTTCTCCAAGATGCCGGCCAGGAACGCGGTGTCCTATGGCGCCATGATCTCGGGCCTCGCTAGGGCCGGGATGCTccgcgaggccgaggcggtgTTTGCCGAGATGCCGTGGCGATGGCGGGACCCGGTTGGGTCGAACGCGCTGATCGCCGCGTACGTGAGGGCTGGGGAGCTCTCGTTGGCGCTGAGGGTGTTCGAGGGAATGGCCGTGAGGGATGTCATTTCTTGGACCGCGGTGGTCGACGGGCTCTGCAAGAATGGCAGCGTGCTGGAGGCGAGGAAGGTGTTTGAGGCCATGCCGGAGCGGAATGTGGTGTCGTGGACCTCGATGATTCTTGGGTATGTAAAACTTGGGAGGCGCAGAGATGGTCTGCTGCTGTTCCAGAACATGAGAAGGGAAGGTGTTCAGGTTAATACAACGACGCTCTCAGTCGCGTTGGATGCTTGTGCCGAGTCCAGCCTTGTCAGGGAAGGAATTCAGATTCACGGTTTGATTATAGCAATGGGGTTTGAAATGGATGTTTTCTTAGGTGATTCATTGATCACCTTGTATTCACGGTTTGGTTGGATGGTTGATGCTAGAAGGGTGTTTGCTTACATGACGTGGAAAGACGTAGTGTCATGGAACTCGTTGATCACAGGCTATGTTCAGCATAACATGGTCGAAGAAGCACATGTGCTGTTCAAGTTAATGCCTGAGAAGGATGCTGTTTCTTGGACATCGATGGTTGTTGGGTTTGCTAACAGGGGTTGGATTACAGAGGCCATAGAACTTTTCGAGCAAATGCCAGGAAAAGATGAGGTTGCTTGGACTGCGGTTATTTCTAGTCTCGTTACAAATGGAGACTATTTAAGTGCAGTGCGGTGGTTTTGTCGCATGGCACAAGAAGGCTGCAAGCCCAATACAATAGCTTTTAGTTGTCTACTCAGTGCTTTGGCTAGCCTAACAATGTTGAATCAGGGAATGCAAGCTCATGCATATGCAATCAACATGGGATGGATATTTGACTCTTCTATTCACACTTCTTTGGTATCAATGTACGCAAAATGCGGAAGATTGGCTGAGGCTTATCATGTTTTCTCGAGCATTAGCAATCCAAGTCTTATTGCTACTAATTCTATGATTACAGCATTTGTGCAACATGATTTGGTTGAAGATGCATTCAAACTTTTTACCAAAATGCAAAATGATGGCCACAAGCCTAACCATGTGACATTCTTGGGAATTCTGACTGGCTGTGCACGTGCTGGTTTGGTTCAACAAGGTTATAACTATTTCGGATCAATGAAATCGGTCTATGGTATTGAACCAAACCCTGACCACTACACATGTATGGTTGATCTTTTAGGTCGTGCAGGCCTCCTTGCTGAAGCACTGGAAATGATTAACTCGATGCCCCAGAATGATAATTCTGATGCATGGGCAGCTTTGCTCAGTGCTAGCAGTCTGCATTCTAGTCtcacttttgcaaaaatagcAGCACAAAAGCTTCTTGAGATGGATCCTTATGATGCAACAGCCTACACAGTGCTGTCAAATATGTTCTCATCTGCAGGGATGAAAAATGATGAAGAAATGCTGAAAGTTGTACAGTTATCCAACATGGCCAGTAAAAGCCCTGGCTATAGCCTTATTACTGGATAA